A portion of the Celeribacter baekdonensis genome contains these proteins:
- the rseP gene encoding RIP metalloprotease RseP, which produces MEITALLMSFGNTIYTVIVFVIALSIIVTVHEYGHYIVGRWSGIKADVFSLGFGKVIWSRTDKRGTVWQLAALPFGGYVKFAGDANAASAPDAHAVEGMSPDEARHTMPGAPLWARTLTVAAGPVFNFLFSALVFVAVLFTMGKSGDVLIVDEISKMPIEVGIEPGDKIIAIAGTPVPEGLEGYSDFIASLPHEMSLPYTVLRDGVEQTVEAPHPFPARIDEFSMKSAAKDAGLETGDMVTAIDGVEVATFGDLLAYFSDFKGGEATLTVLRDGQTFEAKMTPRQRDLPLPEGGFETRYMIGIAGGTYFTIGSVPVSFGEAVSAGVGQVWAVISLSLSAIYNMSIGAISACNLSGPVGIAQVVSSAASVSVSSFFLTIATLSTAIGLMNLFPIPVLDGGHLVFYAYEAVRGKPLPDRAVGVMMTVGLVVILSFMVLGLSADLFCV; this is translated from the coding sequence ATGGAAATCACCGCGCTCCTGATGAGCTTTGGCAACACCATTTATACCGTCATCGTGTTTGTCATTGCCTTGTCGATCATCGTCACCGTGCATGAATATGGCCATTACATCGTCGGGCGCTGGTCCGGGATCAAGGCGGATGTATTCTCTTTGGGCTTTGGCAAAGTGATCTGGTCGCGCACGGACAAACGCGGCACGGTGTGGCAACTCGCGGCGCTGCCTTTTGGGGGCTATGTGAAATTCGCAGGCGACGCCAATGCCGCCTCCGCTCCCGATGCCCATGCGGTTGAGGGCATGAGCCCGGATGAGGCGCGCCACACCATGCCGGGGGCACCGCTTTGGGCGCGCACGCTCACTGTTGCGGCGGGGCCGGTGTTCAACTTTCTCTTTTCGGCGCTGGTGTTTGTCGCTGTGCTGTTCACCATGGGCAAATCCGGCGACGTCTTGATCGTCGATGAGATTTCCAAAATGCCGATTGAGGTGGGCATCGAGCCGGGGGATAAGATCATCGCGATTGCCGGCACGCCTGTGCCCGAAGGTCTTGAGGGCTATAGTGATTTTATCGCCAGCCTGCCGCATGAGATGAGCTTGCCCTATACCGTTCTGCGCGATGGTGTTGAGCAAACTGTCGAGGCACCGCATCCGTTTCCGGCGCGGATCGACGAATTTAGCATGAAATCCGCCGCCAAAGACGCAGGGCTGGAGACCGGCGATATGGTCACCGCGATTGACGGCGTGGAGGTTGCGACCTTTGGTGATCTTTTGGCCTATTTCAGCGATTTCAAAGGCGGCGAAGCAACCCTGACCGTGCTGCGTGATGGTCAAACCTTTGAAGCGAAAATGACGCCGCGCCAACGTGATCTGCCGCTCCCCGAAGGCGGGTTTGAGACCCGCTACATGATTGGCATCGCGGGTGGCACCTATTTCACCATCGGCTCGGTGCCTGTGTCCTTTGGCGAGGCGGTCAGCGCCGGTGTGGGCCAAGTCTGGGCGGTGATTTCTCTGTCCTTGTCGGCGATTTACAACATGTCGATCGGGGCGATTTCGGCCTGTAACCTGTCGGGCCCGGTGGGGATCGCACAGGTCGTGTCCTCGGCGGCCTCGGTGAGTGTGTCCTCGTTCTTTTTGACCATCGCGACGCTTTCAACGGCGATCGGCCTGATGAACCTGTTTCCGATCCCGGTGCTCGATGGCGGGCATTTGGTGTTTTACGCCTATGAGGCTGTGCGCGGCAAACCTTTGCCGGACCGAGCCGTGGGCGTGATGATGACCGTGGGTCTTGTGGTGATCCTGAGCTTTATGGTGCTGGGGCTGTCTGCGGATCTGTTCTGCGTCTGA
- a CDS encoding phosphatidate cytidylyltransferase, with translation MTDRPTKPKSTLKSGPRFLAKGNWRDLRPRILSAIVMVTLGLGAVLSGHDAFRALVALAGLIGAWELVRMARHKSGQGGFAPSDIAALAGYFVLLVFGCLGLLQLSSQGGRTLLLYIIGLVIVADSMGYLVGKTLGGPKFWPRISPKKTWSGILGGWIGVAILAAYAHQFMPEGFVRYWFFITSSVILAFASQLGDILESGLKRRMGVKDSSNIIPGHGGVLDRFDALLALGALAFLLNLLFG, from the coding sequence GTGACGGACCGCCCGACGAAACCGAAATCCACGTTAAAATCTGGCCCCCGCTTTTTGGCCAAAGGCAACTGGCGCGATTTGCGGCCGCGGATTTTGTCCGCGATTGTGATGGTCACGCTTGGCTTGGGCGCGGTGTTGTCCGGGCATGACGCGTTTCGCGCGCTTGTGGCTTTGGCGGGATTGATCGGAGCATGGGAATTGGTCCGCATGGCGCGCCACAAAAGCGGGCAGGGCGGCTTTGCCCCCAGCGACATCGCCGCACTTGCGGGCTATTTCGTCCTTTTGGTCTTTGGTTGTTTGGGCCTGTTGCAACTGTCCTCCCAAGGTGGACGCACGCTGTTGCTGTACATCATCGGCTTGGTGATTGTCGCCGACAGCATGGGCTATTTGGTTGGCAAAACCTTAGGCGGGCCAAAATTCTGGCCCCGCATCAGCCCGAAAAAAACGTGGTCCGGTATTTTGGGCGGTTGGATCGGCGTTGCCATTTTGGCGGCTTACGCCCATCAATTCATGCCCGAAGGTTTCGTGCGCTATTGGTTTTTCATCACGTCCTCGGTGATTCTGGCCTTCGCCTCCCAACTTGGCGATATTTTGGAAAGCGGGTTGAAACGCCGGATGGGGGTCAAAGACAGCTCCAATATCATCCCCGGCCATGGTGGGGTTTTGGATCGGTTTGACGCGCTTTTGGCGCTCGGCGCGCTGGCCTTTCTGCTCAACCTGCTGTTTGGATAA
- a CDS encoding isoprenyl transferase has product MPEMRPNQTPEGTAEHADTQKSAAQSEPTAEHATHVAVIMDGNGRWAQARGKPRLFGHHAGAKRVKEIVRACPDLGVKYLTIFAFSTENWKRTQTEVSGLMSLFRRYIQSELKGLVAEGVRVRFIGDRPRLDKKLIALMDDLEEVTRENTKVHLTIAINYGGRDEVSRAIKEMARDVKTGVLDPETVDETTLTRYLDTRVLPDPDLVIRTSGEARISNFLLWQSAYSEYEFIDTLWPDFTSEVFADCMARFAHRDRRFGGVKS; this is encoded by the coding sequence ATGCCCGAAATGAGGCCAAACCAGACGCCGGAAGGCACAGCCGAGCACGCGGACACGCAGAAGTCCGCCGCTCAATCTGAGCCGACTGCGGAGCACGCCACCCATGTGGCTGTGATCATGGACGGCAATGGGCGTTGGGCGCAGGCGCGTGGCAAACCGCGTCTCTTTGGTCACCATGCCGGCGCGAAACGGGTCAAAGAGATCGTGCGCGCCTGTCCTGATCTGGGCGTCAAATACCTGACCATCTTTGCTTTTTCGACCGAGAATTGGAAACGCACCCAGACCGAAGTGTCGGGTCTGATGTCGCTGTTTCGCCGCTATATTCAAAGCGAACTCAAAGGTTTGGTCGCCGAGGGCGTGCGGGTGCGCTTTATTGGCGATCGGCCACGGTTGGATAAAAAACTGATCGCGTTGATGGATGATCTCGAAGAGGTGACGCGCGAGAACACCAAGGTGCATCTGACCATCGCGATCAACTATGGTGGCCGCGATGAGGTGTCCCGTGCGATCAAAGAGATGGCCCGCGATGTCAAAACCGGCGTGTTGGACCCGGAAACGGTCGATGAAACCACGCTGACGCGCTACCTCGACACACGGGTCTTGCCCGACCCCGATTTGGTGATCCGTACCTCGGGCGAGGCGCGCATTTCCAACTTTCTTTTGTGGCAATCGGCCTATTCGGAATATGAGTTCATCGACACGCTTTGGCCGGATTTCACCTCAGAGGTCTTCGCCGATTGCATGGCGCGGTTTGCTCATCGGGATCGTCGGTTTGGCGGGGTTAAATCGTGA
- the frr gene encoding ribosome recycling factor: MSDDFMLDTDDLSKRMDGALANLRTEFASLRTGRASGSMLEPIMVDAYGSMTPINQVGTVNVPEPRMVTINVWDKGLVNKVEKAIRESGLGINPQLNGTIIMLPIPELNEERRRELTKVAGGYAEHARVAVRNVRRDGMEQIKRAKGDGMSEDDQKIWESEVQDLTNAHIKRIDEMLEHKQEEIMQV, encoded by the coding sequence ATGTCCGACGATTTCATGCTCGATACAGATGACCTGTCCAAACGTATGGATGGCGCTTTGGCCAACCTGCGTACGGAATTTGCCTCTTTGCGCACAGGCCGTGCCTCTGGCTCGATGTTGGAACCGATCATGGTGGATGCCTACGGCTCGATGACCCCGATCAACCAAGTGGGCACAGTCAACGTGCCAGAACCCCGGATGGTGACGATCAACGTCTGGGACAAAGGTCTGGTCAACAAGGTTGAAAAAGCCATTCGCGAAAGCGGCCTTGGCATCAACCCGCAGCTGAACGGCACGATCATCATGTTGCCGATCCCCGAGTTGAACGAAGAACGCCGCCGCGAATTGACCAAAGTGGCGGGCGGTTACGCCGAACACGCCCGCGTCGCGGTGCGCAACGTGCGCCGCGACGGCATGGAGCAAATCAAACGCGCCAAAGGCGACGGCATGTCCGAGGATGACCAAAAAATCTGGGAATCCGAAGTGCAAGATCTCACCAACGCCCATATCAAACGCATCGACGAAATGCTTGAGCACAAGCAAGAAGAGATCATGCAGGTTTAA
- a CDS encoding outer membrane protein, with protein sequence MIKFTTMVCAAALCASGALAGGMAPVAQDPPVIASPVSTDWTGFYAGVQLGFGDTTTDFDGGNVSLDYAADYLGAHVGYLRDFGTFVGGVQMSYTTVSVESDVFDDDPSRMALSLMAGYDAGRFLPYAHVGLVRFKIPDFDTTENGVAFGIGAKMIMTEKLMGGIELSRTIYRDYLEDAIPFDNKLTADTLTLSLSYKF encoded by the coding sequence ATGATCAAATTTACCACAATGGTCTGCGCTGCGGCGTTGTGTGCATCCGGGGCTTTGGCCGGTGGAATGGCCCCCGTCGCGCAAGATCCACCCGTCATCGCATCGCCTGTTTCGACCGATTGGACCGGGTTCTACGCAGGGGTTCAGCTTGGATTTGGCGACACCACGACCGACTTTGACGGCGGAAATGTGTCGCTGGATTACGCGGCGGATTATCTGGGCGCGCATGTCGGATATCTGCGCGATTTCGGCACCTTCGTTGGTGGCGTTCAGATGAGCTACACTACTGTGAGTGTTGAAAGTGATGTCTTTGACGACGATCCTTCGCGCATGGCTCTGAGCCTGATGGCGGGCTATGATGCCGGGCGGTTTTTACCCTATGCGCATGTCGGATTGGTCAGATTCAAAATTCCCGATTTTGACACCACAGAGAATGGCGTGGCCTTTGGCATTGGCGCGAAGATGATCATGACAGAGAAACTTATGGGGGGCATCGAGCTGTCGCGCACGATTTACCGCGACTATCTTGAGGATGCTATTCCCTTTGACAACAAGCTGACGGCGGACACGCTGACTTTGAGCCTGTCGTATAAGTTCTGA
- the pyrH gene encoding UMP kinase: MSNAEQGHPATKYKRVLLKISGEALMGTQGFGLHPPTVERIAQEVKTVHDLGVEICMVIGGGNIFRGLQGSAQGMERTTADYMGMLATVMNALGMQAALEALDINTRVISAITMNEVAEPYIRRRAVRHLEKGRICIFAAGTGNPYFTTDTAATLRANEMSCEAIFMGKNGVDGVYDKDPKTNPDAKRYDHVSYDEVLRKNLKVMDASAIALARDNDLPLIVFPLDAPGGFRSILAGEGIYTTVS, encoded by the coding sequence ATGAGCAACGCGGAACAGGGTCATCCTGCCACGAAATACAAACGTGTGCTGTTGAAAATTTCAGGCGAGGCGCTGATGGGCACGCAGGGTTTTGGCCTGCACCCGCCGACGGTGGAACGGATCGCACAAGAAGTGAAGACGGTGCACGATCTGGGCGTTGAGATTTGTATGGTCATCGGCGGCGGCAACATCTTTCGCGGGCTGCAAGGGTCGGCGCAGGGGATGGAACGCACCACCGCCGATTATATGGGGATGCTCGCCACCGTGATGAACGCGCTGGGGATGCAGGCCGCTTTGGAAGCGCTCGACATCAACACCCGGGTGATTTCCGCGATTACGATGAACGAAGTGGCCGAACCCTACATTCGCCGCCGCGCTGTGCGCCACCTTGAGAAAGGTCGGATTTGTATTTTCGCGGCCGGCACTGGCAACCCCTATTTCACCACCGATACAGCCGCGACATTACGCGCCAATGAGATGAGCTGTGAGGCGATCTTTATGGGCAAAAACGGCGTCGATGGTGTCTATGACAAAGATCCAAAAACCAACCCCGACGCGAAGCGCTATGATCACGTCAGCTATGACGAGGTGCTGCGCAAGAACCTCAAGGTCATGGATGCCTCTGCAATTGCTTTGGCGCGTGACAATGACCTGCCGCTGATCGTGTTCCCGCTCGATGCGCCGGGTGGCTTTCGCTCGATTTTGGCGGGCGAGGGGATTTACACCACCGTCAGCTGA
- the miaA gene encoding tRNA (adenosine(37)-N6)-dimethylallyltransferase MiaA — protein sequence MTLPFDISPDQPVLIAGPTASGKSALALEIATTQGGVIVNADALQVFDNWRILSARPGPEDTALAPHALYGHVPGHEAYSVGHWLRDVTPYLSGPTRPIIVGGTGLYFSALTDGLVEIPATPPALRAEADQRRVDEGGHAGLLAELDAKDPRTAAQIDRLNPMRVQRAWEVLRATGRGLADWQADTPPPLLPLSACCPLVLDADRDWLADRIARRFALMLDQGALEEARANLATWDPAAPSSKAIGAPELIAHLRGEMSLEAAKQAATIATRQYAKRQRTWFRARMGAFHKISRP from the coding sequence ATGACCTTGCCCTTTGACATATCCCCCGACCAACCGGTGCTCATCGCCGGGCCGACCGCCTCCGGAAAATCCGCGCTTGCGCTTGAGATTGCGACCACCCAGGGCGGCGTGATTGTCAATGCCGATGCACTACAAGTATTTGATAACTGGCGCATTTTGTCCGCCAGACCGGGGCCGGAGGACACTGCACTGGCGCCACATGCGCTCTATGGTCATGTGCCCGGACATGAGGCCTATTCGGTCGGCCATTGGCTGCGCGATGTCACCCCCTATCTCAGCGGTCCCACCCGTCCCATCATCGTCGGCGGCACAGGGCTTTATTTTTCAGCACTCACTGACGGTTTGGTCGAGATCCCCGCCACACCGCCGGCGCTGCGCGCCGAGGCCGATCAAAGGCGGGTGGATGAGGGCGGACATGCCGGGCTTTTGGCCGAATTGGACGCCAAAGATCCGCGCACGGCGGCCCAAATAGACCGACTGAACCCGATGCGGGTGCAACGGGCGTGGGAAGTGTTGCGCGCCACCGGACGGGGCTTGGCGGATTGGCAGGCTGACACCCCGCCACCGCTGTTGCCGCTCTCCGCCTGTTGCCCTCTCGTTCTGGACGCAGATCGCGATTGGTTGGCGGACCGCATCGCACGACGATTCGCATTGATGCTTGATCAGGGGGCTTTGGAGGAAGCGCGGGCCAATTTGGCCACATGGGACCCTGCCGCGCCGTCGTCCAAGGCCATCGGCGCGCCGGAATTGATCGCCCATTTGCGTGGCGAGATGTCGCTGGAGGCGGCAAAACAGGCCGCAACCATCGCAACGCGGCAATATGCCAAGCGTCAACGCACTTGGTTTAGGGCACGCATGGGCGCATTCCACAAGATATCGCGACCGTAA
- a CDS encoding helix-turn-helix domain-containing protein → MAVSETRKIFKTLPLGEMSASATSAREPTESVSVSRPRKASVAKTPEIPTPPAYRVHPLGRGSASLSAAAKWRTEAMRSHRSPTLLWFTRGQGRITVSGVTRGFGPHNLIFLPTRTMYGFEPIGQVMGHAVHLPDDPTLGLPHEPLHMRFREVIQQNEITGMIETLQREIDQSQPGRERAMAFQAGMISVWLERQMSIMPEYDLTPDASRRLAAAYTSLVENELYDGRTVTHFAAELGVTPGHLSRACNIACGRSASAILADRVHFEARRMLAETDLPIKYIAEKLGFHSAAYFSRAFHKHTGYAPRNFRQNG, encoded by the coding sequence ATGGCCGTTTCTGAGACACGTAAAATATTCAAAACCCTTCCTCTGGGTGAAATGTCCGCCTCTGCGACCTCTGCGCGCGAACCTACGGAATCGGTCTCCGTATCCCGTCCACGCAAGGCATCTGTGGCCAAAACCCCCGAGATCCCCACCCCACCCGCCTACCGGGTTCACCCGCTGGGCCGAGGCAGCGCCTCTTTGTCGGCCGCTGCAAAATGGCGCACCGAAGCCATGCGCAGCCACCGCAGCCCGACGTTGTTGTGGTTCACGCGTGGTCAAGGCCGGATCACCGTTTCGGGCGTGACCCGCGGCTTTGGTCCGCACAACCTGATCTTTTTGCCGACCCGCACCATGTACGGGTTTGAACCGATTGGTCAGGTGATGGGCCATGCCGTCCATCTGCCCGACGATCCGACTTTGGGCCTGCCGCACGAGCCGCTGCACATGCGGTTTCGTGAGGTGATCCAGCAAAATGAGATCACCGGGATGATCGAAACCCTTCAACGCGAGATTGACCAATCTCAGCCCGGTCGCGAGCGCGCGATGGCATTTCAGGCCGGGATGATTTCGGTCTGGTTGGAGCGGCAAATGAGCATCATGCCGGAATATGATCTCACGCCTGACGCCTCGCGCCGTTTGGCGGCAGCCTATACGTCCTTGGTTGAAAACGAGCTTTATGACGGTCGTACGGTGACGCATTTTGCCGCCGAGCTGGGGGTCACCCCCGGTCATTTGTCGCGGGCGTGTAATATCGCCTGTGGCCGGTCTGCCTCAGCGATTTTGGCCGATCGTGTGCATTTCGAAGCGCGCCGAATGTTGGCGGAAACCGATCTCCCGATCAAATATATCGCGGAAAAATTAGGGTTTCATTCGGCGGCCTATTTCAGTCGGGCGTTTCACAAACACACCGGCTACGCTCCGCGCAATTTTCGTCAAAACGGCTAA
- a CDS encoding lytic transglycosylase domain-containing protein has translation MGVLCATGFVGAAGAEDIFSTKNRLAIFSSQLDVLDGRAADQYSNSVTLQPERFGGATVGLPFMGSYKGEWLPVATNVARKHGVPTDLFLRLVQQESGWNTHAKSPVGATGLAQLMPDTARRLGVNINDPAQNLEGGARYLRQMYNRFGNWRLALAAYNAGPEAVTKYNGVPPYKETMNYVRIIWGRKAVLNAPGERLLRLGRRAWPRDTNPQNPRQ, from the coding sequence TTGGGGGTCCTGTGCGCGACTGGTTTTGTCGGTGCAGCCGGGGCCGAAGACATATTTTCGACCAAAAACCGTTTGGCGATTTTTAGCTCGCAACTGGACGTTTTGGATGGCCGTGCGGCGGATCAATATTCCAATTCCGTGACCCTTCAGCCCGAACGGTTTGGGGGCGCCACTGTCGGCCTGCCGTTTATGGGCAGCTATAAGGGCGAGTGGTTGCCTGTGGCGACGAATGTCGCGCGCAAACATGGGGTGCCGACCGATTTGTTCCTGCGGCTTGTGCAACAGGAAAGTGGCTGGAATACCCACGCCAAAAGCCCGGTGGGCGCAACCGGATTGGCGCAATTGATGCCAGACACGGCGCGGCGGTTGGGGGTCAATATCAACGATCCGGCGCAAAACCTCGAAGGCGGCGCGCGATACTTGCGTCAGATGTACAATCGTTTTGGCAATTGGCGTCTCGCGCTTGCGGCCTATAACGCGGGGCCTGAGGCGGTGACCAAATACAACGGCGTGCCACCCTATAAAGAAACGATGAATTACGTTCGGATCATTTGGGGTCGTAAAGCCGTTTTAAACGCTCCGGGCGAACGTTTATTGAGACTGGGACGACGGGCGTGGCCTCGGGACACCAATCCCCAAAACCCACGCCAGTGA
- the ssb gene encoding single-stranded DNA-binding protein — MAGSVNKVILIGNLGRDPEVRTFQNGGKVCNLRIATSETWKDRTTGERKERTEWHSVAIFQEGLVRIAEQYLRKGSKVYIEGKLQTRKWQDQSGQDKYSTEIVLQGFDGVLTMLDGRGEGGGQGGGGGGQGGGYGGGSGGYDQGGGYDQGPSSGGYNQGPSSGGGGGRPAMDDDEIPF; from the coding sequence ATGGCCGGTTCGGTGAACAAAGTCATCCTCATAGGCAACCTTGGACGCGACCCCGAAGTGCGGACATTCCAAAACGGCGGCAAAGTGTGCAACCTGCGCATCGCCACCTCTGAAACTTGGAAAGACCGCACCACGGGCGAACGCAAAGAGCGCACCGAATGGCATTCAGTCGCGATTTTCCAAGAGGGTCTGGTGCGCATCGCTGAACAGTATTTGCGCAAAGGCTCGAAAGTCTACATCGAAGGCAAACTTCAGACCCGCAAATGGCAGGACCAATCCGGCCAAGACAAATACTCCACCGAAATCGTGCTTCAGGGCTTTGACGGCGTGTTGACCATGCTGGATGGTCGTGGCGAAGGCGGCGGTCAAGGTGGTGGTGGTGGTGGCCAAGGCGGCGGTTACGGCGGTGGCTCAGGTGGCTACGACCAAGGCGGCGGCTATGATCAAGGCCCCTCTTCGGGCGGTTATAATCAAGGCCCGTCCTCGGGTGGCGGCGGTGGCCGTCCGGCGATGGACGACGACGAAATCCCGTTCTGA
- a CDS encoding GGDEF domain-containing protein gives MVGKSDFINGFKVPGALGAPLIAKYITSISLFILPIAIVKYAIKGNYLLSGYFVVLSAVMAFDLWAHLKSRRLPINATMVLIAVHIGDLMLVANHGISSAFWAFPITIAGFFFSAHWVALVLGVAVAVLEVAVSYWAAQDFWFSFRLGMALITTILFMRYTLVTIGRLQAQLTDTLNYDALTGCRNRRAFMAMEQKGGLGSGGVVLFVDIDHFKEINDRYGHFVGDDILRNVAGLMREVLHGEGLLFRIGGEEFAIVLLKMPEDMGMRVAERIRQVISDAAMPEEARVTVSIGVEIYRAHGDLGAALRRADDHLYRAKQAGRNQVMNSRQTLHRP, from the coding sequence ATGGTGGGAAAATCGGATTTTATCAACGGGTTCAAAGTCCCGGGCGCTCTCGGCGCGCCGTTGATTGCGAAATACATCACGTCGATTTCCTTGTTCATTTTGCCGATTGCGATTGTGAAATATGCGATCAAAGGCAATTACTTGTTGTCAGGCTATTTCGTGGTTTTAAGTGCGGTTATGGCCTTTGATCTATGGGCACATCTCAAGTCCCGCCGTCTGCCGATCAACGCCACCATGGTTTTGATCGCGGTCCATATCGGCGATTTGATGTTGGTTGCAAACCACGGTATTTCGTCGGCCTTTTGGGCCTTTCCCATCACCATCGCGGGGTTCTTTTTCTCTGCCCATTGGGTGGCGCTGGTGTTGGGGGTGGCGGTGGCGGTGTTGGAGGTTGCGGTCTCCTATTGGGCGGCACAGGATTTTTGGTTCTCGTTTCGACTTGGTATGGCGCTGATCACCACCATCTTGTTTATGCGCTATACTTTGGTGACCATCGGGCGTCTTCAGGCGCAATTAACCGACACGCTGAATTATGATGCCTTAACCGGATGCCGCAATCGGCGCGCCTTTATGGCCATGGAACAAAAAGGCGGGCTTGGATCGGGTGGGGTGGTTTTGTTTGTCGATATTGATCATTTCAAAGAGATCAATGACCGCTACGGCCATTTTGTCGGTGATGACATCCTGCGCAATGTGGCTGGGCTTATGCGCGAGGTGTTGCATGGGGAGGGCCTGCTGTTTCGCATCGGCGGCGAAGAATTTGCCATCGTGTTGCTGAAAATGCCCGAGGATATGGGGATGCGTGTGGCCGAACGCATCCGTCAGGTGATCAGCGACGCCGCCATGCCCGAAGAGGCGCGGGTGACTGTGTCAATTGGGGTCGAGATTTATCGCGCCCATGGCGATTTGGGGGCGGCTTTGCGCCGTGCCGACGATCATCTTTATAGGGCCAAACAGGCCGGACGCAATCAGGTGATGAACTCACGCCAAACCCTGCACAGACCGTAA
- the aroB gene encoding 3-dehydroquinate synthase — MTYGSVAYQTVHVPLGDRAYDVRIGAGLVAQAGPHIAPLLGTKKKVFVITDETVAGLHLAPLEAGLASAGIEMVSLALPAGESTKAWPQFTRAVEWLLAQKCERRDIVVAFGGGVIGDLAGFAASVLRRGVRFVQIPTTLLAQVDSSVGGKTGINSSYGKNLIGAFHQPSLVLADIALLGTLTPRDFLAGYGEVQKYGLLGDETFFDWLEVNGPDLAAGDMVKRAEAVRWSVQMKADIVVRDETEQGDRALLNLGHTFCHALESATGYSDRLLHGEGVAIGCALAFELSARLGLCAQEAPSRVRAHLKAMGTKCDLRDIDGALPSAEALVDLMGQDKKVVDGQLRFILARGIGDSFVTADVPRDMVVQVLKDAI, encoded by the coding sequence ATGACATACGGATCTGTAGCCTATCAAACCGTGCATGTGCCCCTGGGCGATCGTGCCTATGATGTGCGCATCGGGGCGGGGCTTGTGGCGCAGGCGGGCCCGCATATCGCGCCGCTGTTAGGCACCAAGAAAAAGGTCTTTGTCATCACGGATGAAACCGTCGCCGGGCTGCATTTGGCCCCCCTTGAGGCCGGATTGGCGAGCGCTGGCATCGAAATGGTGTCACTTGCGTTGCCCGCTGGGGAAAGCACCAAGGCCTGGCCGCAGTTCACCCGCGCGGTTGAATGGCTTTTGGCGCAAAAATGCGAACGCCGCGACATTGTCGTGGCCTTTGGCGGCGGTGTGATCGGCGATTTGGCCGGGTTTGCCGCCTCTGTGCTGCGCCGGGGCGTGCGGTTCGTGCAAATTCCCACCACGCTTTTGGCGCAGGTCGACAGTTCGGTCGGCGGCAAGACCGGGATCAATTCCAGCTACGGCAAAAACCTGATCGGTGCCTTTCATCAACCCTCGTTGGTTTTGGCTGATATTGCCCTTTTGGGGACGCTCACGCCGCGCGATTTTTTAGCCGGCTATGGCGAGGTCCAGAAATACGGCCTTTTGGGCGATGAGACGTTTTTCGACTGGCTTGAAGTCAACGGGCCGGATTTGGCGGCGGGCGATATGGTCAAACGCGCCGAGGCGGTGCGGTGGTCGGTGCAGATGAAAGCCGACATCGTGGTGCGCGATGAAACCGAGCAGGGGGACCGGGCATTGCTCAATCTGGGGCACACGTTCTGTCACGCGTTGGAATCCGCGACCGGGTATTCAGACCGGTTGTTGCATGGTGAAGGCGTGGCCATTGGCTGTGCCTTGGCCTTTGAACTGTCGGCGCGTTTGGGACTGTGTGCGCAAGAAGCGCCCAGCCGTGTGCGCGCGCATCTCAAGGCCATGGGCACCAAATGCGATCTGCGCGATATTGACGGCGCATTGCCCTCCGCCGAGGCTTTGGTGGACCTGATGGGACAGGACAAAAAGGTCGTCGATGGTCAGTTGCGTTTTATCTTGGCGCGGGGGATTGGCGACAGTTTCGTGACCGCCGATGTGCCGCGCGACATGGTGGTTCAGGTCCTAAAAGACGCAATTTGA
- a CDS encoding shikimate kinase encodes MSDTTVHALLGETMAKGLKKTVALVGMMGAGKTAVGKAMAARLCVPFLDSDAEIEKAAAMSVAEIFSRDGEAFFRQREAEVIARLLDTEQAILSTGGGAFLAETNRNIIAQNGVAVWLKADLNILWNRVRHKSTRPLLRTENPYETLKSLVEAREPFYAKAGIIVDAEPGLSIEAMADKVIDALAQHGGILKESQ; translated from the coding sequence CTGTCTGACACAACTGTACACGCTCTTTTGGGGGAGACGATGGCAAAAGGGCTAAAAAAAACGGTCGCATTGGTCGGCATGATGGGGGCCGGCAAAACCGCAGTTGGCAAAGCCATGGCTGCGCGGCTCTGTGTGCCGTTTCTCGATTCGGATGCGGAGATCGAAAAAGCGGCCGCGATGAGCGTGGCGGAAATTTTCAGTCGCGACGGCGAAGCATTTTTTCGCCAACGCGAGGCGGAAGTGATCGCGCGACTGCTTGACACAGAGCAGGCGATTTTATCGACCGGCGGTGGGGCATTTTTGGCCGAAACCAATCGCAACATCATCGCGCAAAACGGGGTGGCGGTTTGGCTGAAGGCCGATTTGAATATCCTGTGGAACCGGGTACGTCATAAATCGACACGGCCGTTGCTGCGCACGGAAAACCCGTATGAGACGCTCAAATCCTTGGTTGAGGCGCGCGAGCCGTTTTATGCCAAAGCCGGGATCATCGTGGACGCAGAGCCGGGTCTGAGCATTGAGGCCATGGCGGATAAGGTGATTGACGCGCTGGCGCAGCACGGCGGAATTTTGAAGGAAAGCCAATGA